The Benincasa hispida cultivar B227 chromosome 9, ASM972705v1, whole genome shotgun sequence genome has a segment encoding these proteins:
- the LOC120085998 gene encoding anthocyanidin 3-O-glucosyltransferase 2-like, whose protein sequence is MATAELVFIPTSGVGHLVSTIKFVTQFLNRDHRFSATILVLKYPSFTPTPTDGTSNPPPPTSVVTPATPRIRIIHLPVPPNPPSPQILSKSFEHYCSLYIASYKTLVKNAIIDLAVPVVGLIIDLFCTSMIDVGNELGINSYIFFTSCGGFLGSMLQLETRDRCVGVEFDRSEADVIISSFAHPVPMRVLPHYSFNGDGFRSMAIHARKFKESKGIIINTFADLEPYALISFSEDGGIPPIYTVGPVLDLESETRPIPQENQSREIRVWLDNQPPLSVVFLCFGSRGCFSQTQVVEIANGLERSGVRFLWSLRRPPPPHKRFEAPTDYADPDDVLPEGFQERVKGKGRVCGWVRQVDVLAHKAIGGFVSHCGWNSVLESIWHAVPLAAWPQYAEQQLNAFMLVRELGLAVEMKMDYHRVGGSLVTADQIERVIRCLMNGNDAGEMRKRMKEISKKSREALIPGGSSNISFGNLIDDMLASSF, encoded by the coding sequence ATGGCGACGGCGGAGCTGGTTTTCATCCCCACTTCCGGAGTGGGTCATCTCGTCTCTACCATCAAATTCGTCACTCAGTTCCTCAATCGTGACCATCGATTCTCCGCCACCATTCTCGTCTTGAAATACCCATCATTTACCCCCACACCCACTGACGGAACCTCCAATCCCCCGCCGCCTACCTCCGTCGTCACCCCCGCCACGCCGCGTATTCGGATCATCCATCTCCCCGTTCCCCCCAACCCCCCTTCTCCCCAAATCTTATCCAAATCCTTCGAACATTACTGCTCTCTCTATATCGCGAGCTACAAAACCCTAGTCAAAAACGCCATTATTGACCTTGCCGTTCCGGTTGTTGGGTTGATTATTGATCTATTCTGCACTTCCATGATCGATGTGGGCAATGAACTCGGCATCAATTCGTACATCTTCTTCACTTCCTGCGGTGGATTTCTCGGGTCGATGTTACAACTTGAAACCCGCGATCGATGTGTCGGTGTCGAGTTCGACAGATCGGAAGCTGATGTCATCATTTCAAGTTTCGCTCACCCAGTTCCGATGAGGGTTTTGCCTCATTATTCGTTTAACGGCGACGGATTCAGGTCCATGGCGATACACGCTCGGAAGTTCAAGGAATCGAAAGGAATCATCATCAATACCTTTGCCGATCTCGAACCTTATGCTTTGATTTCATTCTCTGAAGACGGAGGAATACCTCCAATTTACACGGTGGGGCCGGTGCTGGACCTGGAAAGCGAAACTCGGCCAATACCACAGGAAAATCAGAGCagggaaattagggtttggcTCGACAATCAGCCGCCGTTGTCGGTGGTGTTTTTGTGCTTTGGTAGTCGGGGATGTTTCAGCCAAACCCAAGTGGTTGAAATAGCAAATGGTCTCGAAAGAAGCGGAGTGAGGTTTCTCTGGTCCCTGCGCCGGCCACCGCCGCCGCACAAGAGGTTTGAAGCACCAACCGATTACGCCGATCCCGACGATGTCTTGCCGGAGGGTTTCCAGGAGAGGgttaaaggaaaaggaagagtATGTGGGTGGGTCCGGCAAGTGGATGTTTTAGCCCACAAAGCCATTGGAGGCTTCGTTTCGCACTGCGGATGGAACTCTGTTTTGGAAAGCATTTGGCATGCGGTGCCGCTCGCGGCTTGGCCGCAATACGCTGAGCAACAGTTAAACGCCTTCATGCTGGTTAGAGAATTAGGATTAGCGGTGGAGATGAAGATGGATTACCATAGGGTCGGTGGATCTCTGGTGACTGCAGATCAGATTGAGAGAGTCATTCGATGTTTGATGAACGGCAACGATGCAGGGGAGATGAGGAAGAGAATGAAAGAAATTAGTAAGAAAAGTAGAGAAGCTCTCATTCCTGGTGGTTCCTCTAACATTTCATTTGGGAATTTGATTGATGACATGTTGGCTAGTTCCTTTTAG
- the LOC120085408 gene encoding leucine-rich repeat extensin-like protein 3 produces MERLWVLILYFSIAFSATVLAIPSDDGFYSRKLKFEIHGHRPSRSSTSESLKKLKLQFQNGFISRPQLKFLTVEPSAVTVNSPFSLPPFDSLAPTPLPVNSPPSPFCEDSPPQTPQSPLSSSSSPPPPPSSGMIYSHAPPSLSPPPSPPSPPSPPGFGPSVPTRSQSPPPSPPSIFPITPIGPLAPYPPANTSSPTPPSGPPSPPHHYGPTPPKHASGPPSHGPSPPVFLPPMVFPPPSGPPPAAHGGKPGSSGPAWCVAKPTVPDPIIQQAMDYACGSGADCKSIQPNEHCYEPDTILAHASYAFNSYWQNTKVRGGTCDFGGTAMIVTVDPSFEGCKFVLS; encoded by the exons ATGGAGAGATTGTGGGTTCTCATACTTTACTTCTCTATTGCATTTTCAGCCACTGTTCTGGCTATTCCTAGTG ATGATGGTTTTTACTCTAGAAAGTTGAAATTTGAGATTCATGGACACAGACCTAGCAGAAGCTCAACTAGTGAGTCCTTGAAGAAGTTGAAACTACAATTTCAAAATGGGTTCATTTCAAGACCCCAACTGAAATTCTTGACTGTTGAACCAAGTGCTGTGACTGTTAACTCTCCATTTTCATTGCCTCCTTTTGATTCCCTTGCACCAACCCCATTGCCTGTAAACTCTCCTCCTAGTCCTTTCTGTGAAGACTCACCACCCCAAACTCCTCAATCGCCATTGTCATCATCGTCGTCACCGCCACCACCACCTTCGTCTGGGATGATCTATTCCCATGCGCCGCCATCACTGTCACCACCACCATCACCACCATCGCCACCATCACCACCAGGTTTTGGGCCTAGTGTCCCTACCAGAAGCCAAAGCCCTCCACCGAGCCCACCCAGCATCTTCCCCATAACCCCTATTGGCCCCTTAGCCCCATATCCTCCTGCTAACACATCCAGCCCCACCCCACCAAGTGGGCCTCCAAGCCCACCTCACCACTATGGGCCTACCCCACCTAAACATGCATCTGGGCCGCCCAGTCATGGGCCAAGCCCACCAGTGTTTCTGCCACCAATGGTGTTTCCTCCGCCCTCTGGTCCACCGCCGGCAGCACATGGGGGGAAACCAGGGTCATCTGGTCCAGCATGGTGTGTGGCTAAGCCAACTGTGCCTGATCCAATAATTCAACAAGCTATGGATTATGCTTGTGGGTCAGGAGCTGACTGCAAGTCCATTCAGCCTAATGAACATTGCTATGAACCTGATACTATTCTGGCACATGCTTCTTATGCTTTCAATAGCTACTGGCAGAACACCAAGGTGAGAGGTGGTACCTGTGATTTTGGAGGCACTGCCATGATTGTAACTGTGGATCCAA GTTTTGAAGGATGTAAGTTCGTCCTCAGTTGA
- the LOC120085999 gene encoding uncharacterized protein LOC120085999, with amino-acid sequence MNLQSREDDEERERLIKVVEYLEPFMSKQLLCKFPDNSAFDFNYSQSTIWSPLVPRPYHSMDLDVITPIKLPSDFEMATETTAEKNSLRKATSNLKKKLLFNGFSISFGISKSNRKMNRMKNKKLASDFSPTPLQGGACYPNNKKGWSKLLRAATKHFKKKKKKKDPTSQMKLYF; translated from the exons ATGAATTTGCAGTCTCGGGAAGATGATGAAGAGAGGGAGAGACTGATCAAAGTGGTGGAGTATTTGGAGCCATTCATGTCCAAACAGCTTCTCTGCAAATTCCCAGACAACTCCGCCTTCGATTTCAATTACTCTCAGAGCACCATCTGGTCTCCTTTAGTCCCTCGGCCTTACCATTCTATGGATTTGGATGTAATTACCCCCATCAAGCTTCCTTCTGATTTCGAAATGGCGACGGAGACAACGGCTGAGAAGAACAGCCTGAGAAAAGCCACCTCCAACCTCAAGAAGAAGCTTCTCTTCAATGGCTTCAGCATCAGTTTCGGCATTTCGAAAAGCAACAGGAAGATGAACAGGATGAAGAACAAGAAATTGGCGTCTGATTTCTCCCCCACCCCTCTACAAGGTGGTGCTTGCTATCCAAATAACAAAAAG GGATGGAGCAAGTTACTGAGAGCAGCCACCAAGCatttcaagaagaagaagaagaagaaggatccCACTTCTCAAATGAAACTCTATTTCTAA